The genomic DNA AGGAGAGGCCCTCCTGAAAAGGTAGCCTCCTGCCAGCAGCCAGCACCAGCTTGCCAGCAATGTGTCTGAGCCATCTTGGCAGGGGGtcctccagccccagtcaagccttcGGATGAGACTGCAGCCCCAGCTTCACTAGAGATCTCAGCCCGGGACCACCAAGTCAAGTCACTCCAAAATTCTAGCaactgagagagaaaagagatgttCATTACTTGAAGCCACTAAGGTTTGGGGTAATTTGCTACGCAGTGACAGATAACTAATACATATTCCTAAGTCTCTTTTGAGCTGAAAAGAGCTTCCTGCAAAAGACAGTTACTCCCTTCTGCCTCCCTTCTCACTTGTGACCCTTGTCTCCCAGCTTGTCTTGTGTTACAGAGAAAAGACATGAAATACACTTGGCTTTAAATCCAGGCTTGTCAATTTACtatggaaattaattcttttccttctcatttccaTATCTTCTCCCTCCTTTCCGGTCCTCCTCTTACTTGTCTTCATCAGTCTGCCCATGGAAGAAGTAGCATTTTGTAGTAATGGCTGTCACTTTTTAGGTACCTGCTCCATGCTGGGTACTGTGCCAGTAGACCtatagacattattttctttaattccttCAGAGACCCTGGTGGTGTTAGTCAGGTTGAGCATTATTgtactcaatatatattttttaaagataaagaaaccaaggttcagagaaATTGAATCATCTACCCAAGACCAGACAGAAAGAATCAGGATTCAAAGCCAGGTTTGTCTGAAAACCAAAGCCTGTGCCTATTCCCATTATAAACCTCTACTTCTGAGCGTTGGTGTTCTCATGAGGAAAACGAGCACAAACCTGACCTCAGAGACTCCTGTCAGGATGAGCAGAGGTGATGCCTTTAAAGCAATCCACCCTGTGGATGCCATGTAGCAGGGGCTTCGTAAGTGGAAGCTTCCGCCCCCACCCCATATACTTTAAGATGCACTGCCTTGACCCTCTTGTAGACAAGGTCATGCCAAGTGCCTCTTACTATGAGAGTTAATGTGAGTCAGTGTGGCCAAGAGCTGGAGACCATGGGCCTGTCCCAGGATGGAGTGGGTGCCTGGCCCTGGAGCCCAAGGAGGTGGTAATGTCAGCCCCTGGCCCCACGCATTCAGCCTGTACCCTGAGTCTGCACCACTCTGTTCCTGCCTGGAATGGGGAAGAGCCCTGCAGGAGCCTGCAGTCACAGTCGGTGCACCATGGAGAGGCCAGTGTGCAGACACAGCTCCAGCTAGAGGATCCAGCTAAGAAAACACTGTCCTTGGGGGGTATCAAATCATCTCTCAGATAAGGCAGAAAGCCCCAATTAATTACAGGCACTAAGTGAGTGCTCTGAAAGCAGAGTTTTGCGGCCAATTAAAGGGATGCTGGAGGAGGCTTCATTAACTCCCCGTCTCCTGGCAGCTCCTGGTTTAGGACCTGTCCGCTTCTCTCTGTAAGGGTCTCTCCCTCACTctggtgggggggcggggcacGGGAAACGTGAAAGCAGAGTGCCCTGTACCAGAGATGGCACAGGAGGGACCCCTGAGTAGCATGGGAGGACGCATTTAGCTAAATCCTCTTCCCAGTCCAGGTTGCTTGATGTCCTGTGCTTTGATCCCTGTGGTGAGCTAAATGGTCAAGACATCACTCCATTGGAGGGCTAGCCCAGCAATCACATGGTTTgtgcttctcctgccctccagaCTTCCTACTGGACTCTTCCTCAGGTGCCTCAAACCCAGAAACCCAGATCAAACTCATTATCTTCCTATTAACACTTAAGTTGGAGACACAAGCATTGGCCCTTCTCCATACCCCTCACAGCCAATCCTCATGTCCTGCCAGTCTTCCCTCCTATATGGCCTTCTGGTCTACCCACTGCTCCCCACTCACTTGCCACTGCCTGAGGTCAGGTATTGCCATGTCTGATCTTGATATTGCCCCACTTCCTCCCTAGGCTCCTAGTTCATCCTCTTCACAACCCTAATGGTCTTCCTCAATCTGATCAGGTCACACTCTTCTAAGGACCCTTCAAGGACTCCCCACCACCTGCAGGAAGAGCCCAAGCTCCACTGTGTGATATCCCACCCTGGTTGGTGTCCCCAGACTCTCAGCTTTTCACCAAGAACTCAAGTTCCTGTAGACATCCCTCACCTCTTCCTAACCTCCTCCACCACCCATGTCAGGCAATGCCAGTTCATTTGCCTGCGGTGCCCTCCTCTACCAGCTTGACTCTTCCTCGTTTAAGACTCATTTCAGATGCCGCCTCTTTCTGGGACCCTTCCTCAAGTGCCTGGAGTTTGCCTGTATTGTTGCAGATATTTAGGTGGGTGATAGGTCTGTGTATCTGCCCGTTTCTTCCACTAATGAGTAGATTTCTGGATGGAAGGGCTGTTAGTTGATGTTCTTGGTACCTAGAACTACCTACTGCTGCCTGGCAGGTGGTGGGAGCACAGTAAGTACTGTTTAACTGACTCTTTAGGACAAAACATGCAAGGCCCAGAGTCAGAGAATGCTGGCATTTCCCACCAGGGCGCTTTGGGGTGCATCTGAGGtaaaagagaggaaagggaggcagAGAATAAACATCTGAATGCCTGGAGCTGTTAGTTTACTGAGGAGGGACCTGGGCCTTGGAGGGACATGGCTGGCATACTGGTGGAGTACACaggtggactgccagggaagcaaGAGGCCCTCACGGACCATTTTTCTCCAACTCCCAGGCTAGAAAAGGGCCTCGGAACCTGGACCCCAGCTCTGAGAATGGCCTCAGTCTTGGAGAAGCCCCAAGAGAGCATAGCATTGGCCCCTGCCCTGCTCTGAGACACTTCCCCCACCATCCAGGGCAGAAGAAGTTTGTGGCTTGGCTCCACTGAAGCTGTGCTTAACTCCTGCTCCTCTGTGGGGAAGGGGCTGCCTCGGCCTCTGTGGGAGCAGACTCTAAGATGACCCGAGTGACCCCTGTCCCAGCGTCTGTACCCTTGTGTTGTCCTTTCCCTGCAACTGTGGTTGGATCCTGTGACTCCTAAccaatcagttcaattcagttcagtcactcagtcatgtccgactctttgcgaccccatggtctgcagcacgccaggctccctgtccatcaccaactcccagagcttactcagacccatgtccatcgagtcggtgatgccatccagccatctcaccctccgtcgtccccttctcctcctgcccccaatccctcccagcatcagggtcttttccagcgtcATGCAGGAGGGGACAGTGGCACTGGGTCTTGAGAAGCTAGGGAGGGGAAGGGCACCGTTCATTTTAGGCAGAGGGGACAGAATAGGCAAACAGGAAGCAGCATGAGATGTGTGGGAAccagtggggggcggggtggtggtTGGAGCACAGTTAGGTGGGGTCAGACCTAGCCGGCGGGGGTCATATCACACACGGCCATTTTGACAATGGTGATGCTGCCCTGTAAACCACTGGAGGATGTTGGGCAGCAGAGTGACATGGCTAAGTCTGAGTTTTAGATGAGTCTTTtaggtgggatggggtggtgggCAAAGGGTGGACAGAAGGGAAGAGATACAGTTTAGGAGACCATGGTGTGGGGAATGAATGTCTATCCAAGCAGAGAGAAGAGGCTTAGCTTAAGGAAGGGTTATGCGGGGGAGGGGTAGCCAAAGGTGATCTAGTCCTGACCCTCAACAAGGCCTGGCATGTGTCTGTGTCCAGGAGCAATGCTGAATGGCATCCTTTCTCTGGGTCCCCGGCCTCCTGCACACAGCCTAGCAGAGGTAGAAACTCCATCAATATTGGTGAGACAACCAGAGACAGActtagttggactataaaaaaagctgagtgcggaataattgatgcttttgaactgtggtgttggagaagactcttgagagtcccttggactgcaagaagatccaaccagtccatcctaaaggagagcagtcctggctgttcattgggaggactgatgttgaagctgaaactccaatactttggccacctgatgcgaagagctgactcatttgaaaagatcctgatgctgggaaagattgagggcaggaggagaaggggatgacagaggatgagatggctggatgacatcactgactcaatggacatgggtttgggtgggctttgggagttggtgatggagggaggcctggcatgctgcagttcatggggttacaaagagttgggcatgactaagcgactgaactgaactgaactgatgtgacttGACTCTGTGTCAGGATGCCACACCCAAGGAACTTGTGGGAAAGGGTGGCAAGAGATGAGGTGTGGGGCTTACAGTCAGGCTGAGCCAGCAGCTCCTGGGGTTGCCAGCTGGCTTTGAAGGGCAGGATGTGAATGGCCCTGAATCTCTGGAGCCAGCCCTCACTCTGGCCTCAGCTGGTTTCTGGGGGTCACTCGTTGCCAGAATGTCCTGGCCAGAAGTGAAGGTAAAAGGGAAGGTTTTCTGGGGCCTCTCCAGCTCTGTGGGTTGGCCCCTCATCTCAGCCGGTGTCGCACGTCGCCCAGGCGGTGCCGATGGACAGAAGAGGACAGACAGACCGAGAGCTACTGTACAAGGTCTTTTCTTTGTGTCGTGGTTGGTTTGGTACATCTTAGCATCTGCGTCATACAAAGGGGGAGCAACAGCCATGGCTTTTGGTCAGGTTCAGGGGGCGTGAAGgggtgcccctcccctcccccaggcactGACACATTTAAAGGAAGCAGAGCAACAAGGACACAGCAcagaggtggggaaggggttcCCCCACATGGGTAGGATGGCCGTCCTCGCCCGGGCCTCCCTGggacccccagccccgccccgagGGCCAGCAGGAGCGCCTCTTACTCTCTGCAGTGAAGATGGGGGACACAAGTGGGAGGAGAGCAGAGGTGGTGTGGGGGGGGGCCTGTCCTCAGTGCCAGTCTGACCCCAGTCCCCGTGCTGGTCCCCACGTCAACGGCGTGAGGGACCCAGATGGAGCAGCGGCATGGTGGTGGCGGGCAGCCCTGCCAGCTGGGCTCAGGGGCTCCTGGGGCTGCTGCTTTGCCCCCCTTTTACTCTAGCCAGGTGCCTGTGGGGAGGCTGTTTTGCTCACCAGCTGTCTCATCTGAAAGGGACCTGAGCTGGAGTTATTCTGTCCCCTTGTCTCTCTCTGGCTCTTGCCCTCTCTCACATCTGAAAGGGTCTCTTGACCTTGCATTTGGAGGAGACTGCTTCGTAGTTAAGGACACCTTCCGGCCCTGGAACGCAGGATGTACCTGTGCCCAGCACAGGGGGCCTAGAGAAGCCCCTTCTCTGCTCTTCGATGGTCAGTTCCCAGACACACAGCAAGAAGGAGGCCTTCCCTTGGCCTCTTGTTCTGTTTTCACTCATGGGCACTGACTGCTCCTTTCTCCCAGCTAGGGGATGCCTCCCTTGTATGCCGTGCGTGCGCGTGTGGATTGTGGGGTTactccctccctgccccgcctCCTGAGTGTGTGGCATGCACACTGCCCCATTTGGGTGTGACGTATGCTCTGTGTCCTCCCATCAGCGGCCTCATGTCCCTCTCACCCCATGTACTTCATGGGACCATCCATTCCCGACTAGAGTGCCCCACAAACATTCTGTGCCCCGGCAGGTGTGCCCATGACATCCGCTCTGGTCACATATTAGCCTCTCTCCACAGTGAGGTCTGTGTCAAGAACGATGGTCATCGTGTTTCTCTGGACCCAGGAGTCATCCCCTGGAAGTGTATGCCCCAGCAGAAATTCTTcccctgtctcctcctccagAAAGACGGCTAATCCTGCAGCTCAGAAGCAGGCTGGAGGAGTCCAGGATGTGCGCCAGCCTaaagccagacagcctggaaggCACTCTCCTCTGGGAAAAGCCCTGAGCCCACTCTGGGGGTGCAGAGGGGCTGTGAAGACTTGAGAGACACCCTCTGAGGGTCTGGCGCTCCTCAGGCCTGCCTGGGATGTCCTGCATGTGTGGTTAGGTTCCCCTGTGCATCTGAAGCCCCCTGCACCTTAGTCTCCACTGCCCATCTCTCATTCTCTGTGCCTTGGTACCACCTCTGAGGTCTGTGGGCCCTTGTCAAGAGGGAGACCTCTCTGAACACTTGGGGTCCATCCCTGTGTCTAGGTGGAATCTACACACAGGGTCGGGGAGGTCTGCGGCCCCAAGATTGGACCCTGTCTGTTTCTGCCTCAGGCCCTTGGGGCCCCTGAGAATGACCATCCTGCCCAGGATAACAGACACAAACAGACAAGCAGACAACAGGGGTGCAAGGTGGCTCCCCATCACAGACACAGGCACAGACACAGGCCCCCTGGGGGGCAGGACACGGGGGCACAGCGGAGGTGGTAGGGGCGGGGGAGAAGGGCGTGTCCAGAGAACTGGAGCTGCTGAGGCCCTGCTCCCCAGAGAAGGGACAGACCAGGGGACTTTTCAGGTTCCCTAAACATATGGATTGTTTCGTCTTGTCTTTAAAGTATTGCAGTCTAACTGATATGGCTTTAACTATTGGAAACAGACAGACAAGACACATGTCTGTCtctgaaataaaagcataaattcaCTAAAATGGAAAACCTGCAGAATGCAAACTGGGGCCAATGGGGCAGGGGCTTCGGGGCAGGCAAGTcgccccctccctggcccctgctTTTGGGGTAGGCCCTAGTGGGGGCCAGCATGGCTTCTTGGGGCACTGCCTGTGTCTGTCTCAGTGGACTTCTAGGACTTCAGGCAGGAACCCCCCAAGGGCAGGAGGACTCCAGGCCAAGGACAAGGTCTCCTGTTGGATGTGGGCACCCGTGACTAGTGGTTTTGGGTCCAACAGCAGTCATCTTACCTATATTCCTTTTCCCCAAGCACACATCCAGCACACAACTGCTTTTTCAGAGCCCACACACGTGCATACAATAGTCTCAGCATATCTGACAGCTCTCTCAAACACATACTTTTACAATATCTAACACGTTCTTACCACTCCTGATGTATACACTGTTTTTGAAAACAATTGCAGATACGGGCTAACTCATGCAAGCTGTAACACACATACGAGATGGTTAGTTCGCACATATGACAATCTCAACTCATACATACCGCCTCAAACAAGCGTACGTATACAAGGCTGCCTAACACACATGGGTCTCTGACACAGGGAtgatgactaacacacacacacaaaatctcaagACACCAAGCATAGGGCTGGCTATATGTGTGACCTCTGGACACACAGTTGCTGATACAGTCTCCACCTGCACATTCATGCATGGCTGGACACACACCGTCCTCTCTCATGTGCTCCGTGACTCCCTCGGTCTCACACGACTGACTGAGAAGGAGGCCTTGAaactttggggtggggggagcaaaTGTCCGTCTCATCCTAGAGGAGAGATTGTTCTTGGCCAGTGAGATGAATGAACAGACACCTTCTGTCAAGTGGGAACTGGCTTTTCCCCAAAAGCTTGGGGCTTTGGCCAGGAAGGTCAACAGTGGTCTTCCTGGGGACTGTGGAGCCCTGGAAGCCCATGAACAGGACAATGTGAGGAAGAGGGGTGGGTAAGAATGGGGGCAGCGAGGCTGCGCCAGTGGGGGAGTCCCACGGCATGGGCCATCGCTGCCCAATGGCTCCAAGTGTTTTCTGGGGGCCTGGGCAGCCCCTTGGCTGGGGGGGCCCAGCATGGCAGTGGGGCTCCAGACCTAAGTGGAGTGGGGGGAGGGACAAGGGGCTGCCCTACCCTGGGGTCCCTCCATAGATGAGTCAAAGTCCACAGAGGATCCGTGTGGAGGGACTGGCTTGGCAGGGGCTGTGCCTCTTcgggtgggggtggtggaggggtgCTCCTGGACCGGGTGTCATTAGAGGGAGGCAAGAAGGAGAGCCCCAGCCTCCTGCCCAGCCCCGGGCCTGGCCACAACAGAGCAGGCCAGCCTCAGGCTAGGCCCTGATAGGCCAGACTTACCCTGACTCCCTTTCTCAGAGCCAGGCCACTCAACCCCTGCCCTGACCTGGAGGCCCACGGGGATTTAGAGGCCAAAGGTCAGCATGCTGGGCAGGGCTGGAATGTGTCGTGATTTTGGCTGGCTGGGGACAGCGGTCCTCCCGGCAGTGGGGCGCGTGAAGGAATGTATGGGCATCACCACACCGGCACAAACCTCAGGCTTCTGGAGGGGGCCTCCAGTGCCTCCCGCCTTGGGCTCAACACTTCCTGTTGGAGAGAAGCTGTCTTCTTCTTTTCAAGCAACTTGCGAGTGAGGTGATGGAGGCGGGATACCCTGGGTGAAGGGGGCCATGAAGGAGTGCTGAGGGGGAGGAGCCCCTGGCCAGGGAAGTGGGGCAGAGGCCAACTGAGGTTTTCCCCTTCAGAACTGAGActtaacagaataaaaagaaaagaaagaaccaaaaaaaaaaaaaaaagtaacaagtgGATGGGGCCGGGGGTTGAGGGGGCCGGTTACTTCTTGAACATGTCCTGCAGTGGCCCGGGCAGGTATTTGAGCACCGTGTCCAGGatgctctcctcctcctcctcctcctcgtccccGCAGCCTGCCGGGATGGCCTTCTTGGGCCGGGTCAGGCTCCCCTCGCAGGGCTGCTCCAGGGCCGCCTTCTCCTcggcctccttctcctccttcttcttcagCCCATACTGGGGAGGGGAAGAGTAGAGAGGAGCGTGAATGGGGCAAGGAGAGAGCTGAGTCTCACAGTCATGCACGTGCAGCTGGGGCAGCCCATGGGAACTTGCTAAGCCTCGGgcctctcatctgtaaaatgggcataaggGCATCTTCCTTGTGGGATTGGGCCTGTCTTCTGTGGGTTTTTAACAAGAGAGAGACGATGCATggggtttcttttaaaataaatacctgcccccataatttctctgcttttgtttgaaatctttcaagatttgaataCTGAAGGGTCTCCCACATGCTTGGGACCCAATTTTGGTGACAAAACTTGTCTTGAGCTGATGGGAGGCTATTTAGAGCCTTGATTTTTCTGCAGGGCAAGCAGACAAGTATTGAACTGTTTGGCACAGGGTGGCAGCTGCAAACCCACTGGAAGTGACCCATGACAGTGCTTGGGGCACTATAGTCCTTCCCCCAAACATCTAAATGCTGGATTCCAAACTTGTATGGTCTCCAGGATTTCGGGCACAAGGTCATGGACCTATAGCAGCAAACATTCGGGAGCAGGTACTGTGTGCACTATCTTAGTTAATCTCCAAAACGGTGCTTGAGGGAGGGTGTTCTGTGACatgcatttttctgatgaaaaGAGTGAGGCTCAGAGGGAACTAGGTCTAAGGTGAGCCCTGGGATTCAGGGCAAGCTGAGGTTGTGGGGGACCTCTTTTACCCCCTATACTCTAGGATGGGCGGGAGGATGGTGCTGACCTTGTCTCGTATCTGCTGCCGGACCTTCTCACGCTCGGCCTCCATGCGGGCGTGCTTGGCCTTGCGCTCCTCCTCTTGCTGCCGAAGGGCCTCCTGCcgctcctcttccttcttctgtgCGTCAGggtccttctcctcctctccgcCCAGCATCTTCCCCATGTCCTTGGTGGCCCCTGTCGGGAAGGATTGGGGGAGGAAGAGGCGGCGTCATGGTAGCAAGGCTGGCAGAGGGAGCCCCAGGGCACTGaggcccctgggttgggagtggggagcgggtggggggcggggagaaggGAGTGTAGGGCTGGGGCCTCACCTCCAAGGGCCTGCTTCATGACGAAGTCCATGCCTACAACGTGCCTTAGTGTGCCCTAGCCAGCGGCTGAATTTGCATGCAGGGCTCCAGGCAGGCCTGGCTTGGGGGCGATGCGGCTACCTGCAAAAAGAGGCGTTGGAGGTCAGATGGGTGAGGCCTATGCATAGGCAGGCTGGTGGAGTCAGACAGAGGAACGCCTTACTCTAGTTCAGCATCAGGCACCATCAGTCAGACACTAAGACCCAGTGCTTGGTACTTCAGGGAAAGGGGATGGAAAGGAACTGTTTCCTGAGCACCTGCTTCATGCAAGGTGTGAGTGCGTgagcatgctcagtccctcagtcctgtctggttactctttgcaaccccatggactgcagcccaccaggcttctctgtccatgggatttcccaagcaagcatcctggagtgtgttgtcatttctttctccaggggatctttctgacccagggatccaacccatggttcctatgtctcctgaactgcaggtaatttttttttaaccactgagctatTGTGAAGCCCTGTGCCaggcacatgctgctgctgcggctaagtcgcttcaggcgtgtccgactctgtgcgaccccatagacgacagcccaccaggctcccccatccctgggactctccaggcaagaacactggagtgggttgccatttccttctccaatgcatgaaagtgaaaagtgaaagtgaagtcactcagtcgtgtctgaccctcagcgaccccatggactgcagccttccaggctcctccaaccatgggattttccaggcaagagtactggagtggggtgccatcgccttctctgtgccaggcacatagATGCTGTCAAATGACTTCTGATCCATATTTTAAAGCCCTCATCTTTTCtgtattgttttaatttgattGAGCCCAGGAAAGCTGTAGAAAGTGCAGAATCTGGATGCAGGTGGAGCTGGATTCTAATTGCTAccctgttggagaagactcttgagagtcccttggactgcaaggagatccaaccaggccattctgaaggagatcaaccctgggatttctttggaaggaatgatgctaaagctgaaactccagtactttggccacctcatgcgaagagttgactcattggaaaagactctgatgctgggagggattgtgggcaggaggagaaggggacgaccgaggatgagatggccggatggcatcactgactcgatggacgtgagtctgagtgaactccaggagttggtgatggacagggaggcctggcatgctgcgattcatggggtcacaaagagtcagacacgactgagtgactgaactgaactgaactgaactccttatTTACTGTGTGAATTCCACGCAAGTAATCCAATCTGTTTGAGcccctgtttccttctctgtaagacAGAGATGGCAGTGCCTCCTTTCTCAGAGCTGCTGTGGAGACTGGAGAGAATTCCAGCCTGGGTTGCTGCATCAAGCCCTAGAAGGAGTGAGCTTGCACTTGGGGCCCCAGCAAATCAGAAGTGGGTGGAAAAATGAGAACAGCCAGCTTATATTGAACATATCTAGACTTCCAAAATTAGACAAATGGAGAAATAAGTTATTTTCATTGCATCATACATgtaagttttctattttatagcttaatactgatttttattttgaattatgcATAGGGGGTTGGAGACATGCTAATCTTCTTGGGGCTTAGGCCTTTAAAGTGCCAAGCACTGGGTGTTGTAAGCACTCAGCTTATGTTagtcctcctttccttctccctaaATCACCAACTTTCAGTTTCTATTATGtttcttattgttatttttttgccTCAGAAGATTTTCTCCAAATAAACTCTTAATGGGAATCTCATTATGCAAAACACATAAAAATGGAACTCTTCCAGCCATGGTGGGAGTGGAGGGGTAGCCTAGAGCCTTTCTCTACCCTTGGCTTCCTTCTTATGCTGTTCTTCCTGCATCCCTGAGAATGTGAACCCAGATGCTCTAACTCTCAgacactttctttttattttaatcattccaTTTCACTGGTGCCTTTGTAGGCAAAGCCACCACAAATTCTTTCTCAGGTGTGGAGGGGACATCCATGAGCTAATCAAAGTGTCGTGCACCCTGATGGTCAACTGAAGCCAGACCTACTCCCCGAGGCCTTTTATTCTACACAGCCTTGGGGTCTTTATGCTTGGCTAGGAGGAAAAAG from Ovis aries strain OAR_USU_Benz2616 breed Rambouillet chromosome 7, ARS-UI_Ramb_v3.0, whole genome shotgun sequence includes the following:
- the CPLX2 gene encoding complexin-2, translating into MDFVMKQALGGATKDMGKMLGGEEEKDPDAQKKEEERQEALRQQEEERKAKHARMEAEREKVRQQIRDKYGLKKKEEKEAEEKAALEQPCEGSLTRPKKAIPAGCGDEEEEEEESILDTVLKYLPGPLQDMFKK